The Lachnospiraceae bacterium genome has a window encoding:
- a CDS encoding FAD:protein FMN transferase — MKKLCSLFLIGILLLTACQKPQAQTSVYYDLFDTYCRFTAYGLSTAEFETVSEKLHAFLLQFHQETDIYHPYDHITNLYSINHAAGEKKLTVSDQLMAFLYFCQDAYTVSQQRVNVMLGAVTALWHLGREQNTVPDLSSLTNAKQHTQITSLQLDADESTVYISDPLASLDVGALAKGYAGRLAVAFLKQLGVENFLLDLGGNLCAYGAPSGRDQFTIGLQDPSGEEGTYACTKQLQNQCAVTSGDYQRFYEVEGIKYHHIIDPDTLFPSVYHHSVTVIHEDSAMADLLSTALFLLPEEEGTALAESYDAVVIYLD; from the coding sequence ATGAAAAAACTATGCTCCCTTTTCTTAATCGGTATACTGCTGTTAACCGCCTGCCAAAAGCCGCAGGCCCAAACCTCTGTCTACTATGACTTATTTGATACCTATTGCCGTTTTACTGCTTACGGACTCAGCACTGCTGAATTTGAGACCGTTTCCGAAAAACTGCATGCCTTTCTGCTGCAGTTTCATCAGGAAACCGACATCTACCATCCCTATGACCATATCACCAATCTTTACAGTATCAATCACGCCGCAGGCGAAAAAAAGCTCACGGTCTCTGATCAGCTGATGGCTTTTCTGTATTTTTGTCAGGATGCCTACACGGTCTCACAGCAGCGGGTTAATGTGATGCTTGGCGCCGTCACAGCGCTTTGGCATCTGGGACGCGAACAAAATACCGTTCCCGATCTGTCATCCCTAACCAACGCCAAGCAGCATACTCAGATAACCTCGCTACAACTAGACGCTGATGAAAGCACGGTCTATATCTCAGATCCTCTAGCCTCTCTTGATGTAGGCGCTTTAGCTAAGGGGTATGCCGGGCGTCTGGCCGTCGCGTTTTTAAAGCAACTTGGCGTTGAAAATTTTTTACTGGATCTGGGCGGCAACCTATGTGCATACGGAGCCCCTTCCGGCCGCGATCAATTTACCATTGGCCTGCAGGACCCCTCTGGCGAAGAGGGCACCTATGCCTGTACAAAACAGCTTCAGAATCAATGCGCTGTCACCAGCGGTGATTATCAGCGGTTCTATGAAGTAGAGGGAATAAAATATCATCACATCATTGATCCGGATACCCTTTTTCCTTCCGTCTATCATCACTCCGTCACGGTAATACACGAAGACTCCGCTATGGCTGACCTTCTTTCCACCGCTTTATTCTTATTACCGGAGGAAGAAGGCACCGCCTTAGCGGAGTCCTATGACGCAGTCGTCATCTATTTAGATTAA
- a CDS encoding MATE family efflux transporter, which produces MIKTALDEVEFGDDSAEGFGKNEKVSNTLPPEVTSGMLYKDIVRIAWPSFVELMLTQLASMVDLMMVGSLGAWALTAVGLTTQPKFLLMTMFTAMNVGATAMVARYRGAGEQAKANMILRQAILLTFVFSTLASVLGYIFARPMVIFMGAKDELALEGAVTYLRIQMIGFVFMALTTTVTASLRGVGDSRTAMIYNMTANIVNVIFNYLLIYGHFGFPEMGVAGASLATIIGQFVAFTYAFFYIMRGKRYLHLNVREGFKPNWQELKKIFQIGFPAMIEQLVMRAGMIIYTKTVASLGTIAYATHQVCMNIQALSFMSGQAFAVSATSLVGQSLGKKRPDMAQAYCKRTRRIGFIIALGIACVFFFFGGNIVAMYNNEAEIVNMGAKILMVMAFIQPFQSSQFIIAGGLRGAGDTKATAIVTFITVLLVRPGFAIFAIHGLGMGLEGAWIAMALDQILRTTLIFARFRSGKWKQIKSLNKKAA; this is translated from the coding sequence ATGATTAAAACAGCGCTGGATGAAGTAGAATTTGGAGATGACAGCGCTGAAGGTTTTGGTAAAAACGAAAAGGTTTCCAATACACTTCCCCCTGAGGTTACATCGGGGATGCTATATAAAGATATTGTCAGAATTGCATGGCCGTCTTTTGTGGAGCTTATGCTCACGCAACTGGCGTCTATGGTGGATCTGATGATGGTAGGATCGCTGGGAGCGTGGGCATTAACAGCCGTAGGGCTGACAACACAGCCTAAATTCCTGCTTATGACCATGTTTACGGCTATGAACGTAGGTGCAACCGCTATGGTGGCGCGGTATCGGGGAGCCGGCGAACAGGCGAAGGCCAATATGATCTTAAGACAGGCGATTTTGCTGACATTTGTATTTTCCACGCTGGCCTCTGTACTTGGCTACATATTTGCAAGACCGATGGTCATCTTTATGGGCGCTAAGGATGAGCTGGCGTTAGAGGGAGCCGTGACATATCTGCGGATTCAGATGATCGGATTTGTTTTCATGGCGCTGACAACTACAGTGACAGCCTCGCTAAGAGGCGTGGGCGATTCAAGAACCGCTATGATATACAATATGACGGCTAATATTGTCAATGTAATTTTTAATTACCTCTTGATATATGGACATTTTGGATTCCCGGAAATGGGAGTTGCAGGCGCCTCTTTGGCGACAATTATCGGACAGTTTGTTGCTTTTACGTATGCCTTTTTCTATATTATGAGAGGAAAGCGGTATTTGCATCTGAATGTCAGAGAAGGCTTTAAGCCAAACTGGCAGGAGCTTAAGAAAATTTTCCAGATTGGCTTCCCGGCTATGATTGAGCAGCTGGTGATGCGTGCCGGTATGATTATCTATACTAAAACAGTTGCTTCTCTGGGAACCATTGCTTATGCAACTCATCAGGTATGTATGAATATTCAGGCGCTTTCCTTTATGAGCGGTCAGGCCTTTGCTGTTTCTGCGACTTCCTTAGTAGGACAAAGCTTAGGGAAAAAGCGGCCGGACATGGCACAGGCATATTGTAAGCGAACACGAAGAATTGGATTTATCATTGCATTGGGCATTGCCTGTGTATTCTTCTTCTTCGGCGGCAATATTGTGGCCATGTACAATAATGAAGCTGAGATTGTCAATATGGGAGCTAAGATCTTAATGGTTATGGCCTTTATTCAGCCGTTCCAGTCCTCTCAGTTTATCATTGCCGGCGGATTGCGAGGTGCCGGTGACACCAAGGCAACTGCAATCGTGACCTTTATTACGGTATTATTGGTGCGTCCTGGATTTGCAATTTTTGCCATTCATGGCTTGGGAATGGGATTGGAAGGCGCATGGATTGCGATGGCGCTGGATCAGATCTTGAGAACTACCTTGATTTTTGCACGGTTCCGATCCGGAAAATGGAAACAGATCAAATCATTAAATAAAAAAGCAGCTTAA
- a CDS encoding HAD family hydrolase translates to MSRIQCIVSDMDGTLLPSGQYALEENVLHTAAQAIQKGLLMVVASGRPYMSLKGLWGPLQEQMIFICANGTLMLQNERVLYQNPLERKTALAIAQDIEQQADCEFLITSAQYCYIKPKTERYRHRMEELVRYPVQIVRDLQEIPEACLQVSAFREGGIDKVSADLAERWDQKVQAVVSGRSWMDFTALGVSKGSALRELMKQKGFSKEEVAAFGDSYNDISMFQEAGLAFAMQWSPAPVKQQASRVTADPVQEINQMLKESKEEVF, encoded by the coding sequence ATGAGTAGGATACAATGTATCGTGAGCGATATGGATGGTACACTTTTGCCGAGCGGTCAGTATGCTTTAGAAGAAAACGTTCTGCATACGGCCGCTCAGGCCATTCAAAAGGGCCTCTTGATGGTTGTTGCATCAGGAAGGCCCTATATGAGTTTAAAGGGGCTCTGGGGCCCCTTGCAGGAGCAAATGATTTTTATCTGTGCCAATGGCACGCTCATGCTGCAAAATGAAAGGGTTCTATATCAAAATCCGTTAGAAAGAAAAACGGCACTGGCGATTGCGCAGGACATTGAGCAGCAGGCAGACTGTGAGTTTTTAATTACATCGGCTCAGTATTGCTATATAAAGCCGAAAACAGAAAGATATCGGCATCGTATGGAAGAGCTAGTGCGTTATCCCGTTCAAATTGTGCGTGATCTACAAGAGATCCCGGAAGCTTGTTTGCAGGTTTCTGCTTTTAGGGAAGGGGGAATCGACAAAGTCAGTGCGGACTTGGCAGAGCGGTGGGATCAAAAGGTTCAGGCAGTGGTCTCGGGCAGGTCTTGGATGGACTTTACGGCTTTAGGCGTTAGCAAGGGCAGTGCGCTGCGAGAGCTCATGAAGCAAAAGGGATTTTCTAAAGAAGAGGTAGCAGCCTTTGGAGATAGTTATAATGATATCTCTATGTTTCAGGAAGCAGGTCTGGCATTTGCCATGCAGTGGTCTCCGGCGCCGGTAAAGCAGCAGGCAAGCCGAGTTACTGCCGATCCAGTTCAAGAAATCAATCAGATGCTGAAGGAAAGCAAGGAAGAAGTTTTTTAA